In the Oryzias latipes chromosome 9, ASM223467v1 genome, one interval contains:
- the LOC101156255 gene encoding prisilkin-39 isoform X1 codes for MKLTVNAVLCWSLFFLYFNDSLATKKGGLGKITNLFKKPSKNKPNLNSKTKDSAKKQSTQFNQGGYPQQPGGYPQQPGGGYPQYPGRAGGYPQQPGGYPQQPGGYPQQPGGGYPQYPGRPGGYPQQPGGYPQQPGGGYPQYPGRPGGYPQQPGGYPQQPGGGYPQYPSRPGGYPNQPGYPQYPGNSAGGYPAPGYPYGGHYIHSNPNNRILSPHYGGSFGYGAHQGGGGSPFSNSLQSMGIGPSDKSRGFGRSAVMAAAGGAVAGMALGYGLGQFPRPHFHFHSPQEEYYYNHYMYRKYGMKSAEANDYSKRYRDSPPPPDTFDKFMSSCMKRTDLLHQENPKSYHKGVATATKTTTVAVNTPTSVPTPITGNNSNPTVNSTVAAKPSSASPTVLPTANRSKVSPAPEAPQVLQSDDDDEDDTVSIVEIGYPALIKQMKIKRCTELYIVYTEKYQKKTQNRAAGNGAQRLQTGSSGLLFLFTSVVLSLLHGSLSALLQ; via the coding sequence ATGAAGCTGACCGTAAATGCCGTCTTGTGTTggtcactttttttcctttactttaaTGATTCCCTGGCAACGAAAAAAGGAGGATTGGGGAAAATAaccaatctttttaaaaaaccttCTAAAAACAAACCCAATCTGAACAGTAAGACTAAAGACTCGGCTAAAAAACAATCCACACAGTTCAACCAAGGAGGTTACCCACAGCAACCTGGAGGTTACCCACAGCAACCAGGAGGAGGTTATCCCCAGTACCCTGGTAGAGCAGGAGGTTACCCTCAGCAACCAGGAGGTTACCCACAGCAACCGGGAGGTTACCCACAGCAACCGGGAGGAGGTTATCCCCAGTACCCTGGTAGACCAGGAGGTTACCCTCAGCAACCAGGAGGTTACCCACAGCAACCGGGAGGAGGTTATCCCCAGTACCCTGGTAGACCAGGAGGTTACCCTCAGCAACCAGGAGGTTACCCACAGCAACCGGGAGGAGGTTATCCCCAGTACCCTAGTAGACCAGGAGGTTACCCCAACCAACCAGGCTACCCTCAGTACCCAGGGAACTCAGCAGGAGGCTATCCAGCTCCAGGTTACCCTTATGGAGGTCATTACATCCACTCTAACCCAAACAATAGAATCCTGAGTCCTCACTATGGCGGGAGCTTTGGATACGGGGCCCACCAAGGTGGAGGGGGCTCTCCTTTTTCTAACTCGCTTCAATCAATGGGAATCGGTCCATCTGATAAATCCAGAGGATTTGGGCGCAGTGCAGTGATGGCGGCAGCTGGGGGCGCCGTGGCGGGAATGGCCCTTGGATATGGGTTGGGACAGTTCCCTCGTCCCCATTTCCATTTCCACAGCCCCCAGGAGGAATACTATTACAACCACTACATGTACAGGAAATATGGCATGAAGTCTGCAGAGGCCAACGACTACAGTAAAAGATACAGGGACAGTCCACCTCCACCTGACACTTTTGACAAGTTCATGAGCTCCTGCATGAAGAGAACAGACCTTCTGCATCAGGAAAATCCAAAGTCCTACCACAAGGGGGTAGCAACTGCAACTAAAACGACCACGGTGGCTGTAAACACGCCTACCTCCGTCCCCACACCAATAACTGGCAACAACAGCAACCCAACAGTTAACAGCACTGTGGCTGCAAAGCCCTCATCTGCTTCACCTACAGTCCTCCCCACTGCcaacaggtcaaaggtcagtccTGCCCCTGAAGCTCCACAGGTTCTTCAGAGTGACgacgatgatgaggatgataCAGTTAGCATTGTGGAGATTGGTTACCCAGCACTGATCAAACAAATGAAGATCAAAAGGTGCACAGAGCTTTATATAGTCTACACTGAAAAGTACCAGAAGAAAACCCAGAACCGTGCAGCTGGAAACGGAGCGCAGAGACTGCAGACGGGTTCTTCTGGACTCCTGTTTCTATTCACCAGTGTGGTATTGTCACTCCTGCATGGCAGTTTATCAGCACTGCTGCAGTAG
- the LOC101156255 gene encoding trithorax group protein osa isoform X4 has product MKLTVNAVLCWSLFFLYFNDSLATKKGGLGKITNLFKKPSKNKPNLNSKTKDSAKKQSTQFNQGGYPQQPGGYPQQPGGGYPQYPGRAGGYPQQPGGYPQQPGGYPQQPGGGYPQYPGRPGGYPQQPGGGYPQYPSRPGGYPNQPGYPQYPGNSAGGYPAPGYPYGGHYIHSNPNNRILSPHYGGSFGYGAHQGGGGSPFSNSLQSMGIGPSDKSRGFGRSAVMAAAGGAVAGMALGYGLGQFPRPHFHFHSPQEEYYYNHYMYRKYGMKSAEANDYSKRYRDSPPPPDTFDKFMSSCMKRTDLLHQENPKSYHKGVATATKTTTVAVNTPTSVPTPITGNNSNPTVNSTVAAKPSSASPTVLPTANRSKVSPAPEAPQVLQSDDDDEDDTVSIVEIGYPALIKQMKIKRCTELYIVYTEKYQKKTQNRAAGNGAQRLQTGSSGLLFLFTSVVLSLLHGSLSALLQ; this is encoded by the exons ATGAAGCTGACCGTAAATGCCGTCTTGTGTTggtcactttttttcctttactttaaTGATTCCCTGGCAACGAAAAAAGGAGGATTGGGGAAAATAaccaatctttttaaaaaaccttCTAAAAACAAACCCAATCTGAACAGTAAGACTAAAGACTCGGCTAAAAAACAATCCACACAGTTCAACCAAGGAGGTTACCCACAGCAACCTGGAGGTTACCCACAGCAACCAGGAGGAGGTTATCCCCAGTACCCTGGTAGAGCAGGAGGTTACCCTCAGCAACCAGGAGGTTACCCACAGCAACCGGGAGGTTACCCACAGCAACCGGGAGGAGGTTATCCCCAGTACCCTGGTAGACCAGGAG GTTACCCACAGCAACCGGGAGGAGGTTATCCCCAGTACCCTAGTAGACCAGGAGGTTACCCCAACCAACCAGGCTACCCTCAGTACCCAGGGAACTCAGCAGGAGGCTATCCAGCTCCAGGTTACCCTTATGGAGGTCATTACATCCACTCTAACCCAAACAATAGAATCCTGAGTCCTCACTATGGCGGGAGCTTTGGATACGGGGCCCACCAAGGTGGAGGGGGCTCTCCTTTTTCTAACTCGCTTCAATCAATGGGAATCGGTCCATCTGATAAATCCAGAGGATTTGGGCGCAGTGCAGTGATGGCGGCAGCTGGGGGCGCCGTGGCGGGAATGGCCCTTGGATATGGGTTGGGACAGTTCCCTCGTCCCCATTTCCATTTCCACAGCCCCCAGGAGGAATACTATTACAACCACTACATGTACAGGAAATATGGCATGAAGTCTGCAGAGGCCAACGACTACAGTAAAAGATACAGGGACAGTCCACCTCCACCTGACACTTTTGACAAGTTCATGAGCTCCTGCATGAAGAGAACAGACCTTCTGCATCAGGAAAATCCAAAGTCCTACCACAAGGGGGTAGCAACTGCAACTAAAACGACCACGGTGGCTGTAAACACGCCTACCTCCGTCCCCACACCAATAACTGGCAACAACAGCAACCCAACAGTTAACAGCACTGTGGCTGCAAAGCCCTCATCTGCTTCACCTACAGTCCTCCCCACTGCcaacaggtcaaaggtcagtccTGCCCCTGAAGCTCCACAGGTTCTTCAGAGTGACgacgatgatgaggatgataCAGTTAGCATTGTGGAGATTGGTTACCCAGCACTGATCAAACAAATGAAGATCAAAAGGTGCACAGAGCTTTATATAGTCTACACTGAAAAGTACCAGAAGAAAACCCAGAACCGTGCAGCTGGAAACGGAGCGCAGAGACTGCAGACGGGTTCTTCTGGACTCCTGTTTCTATTCACCAGTGTGGTATTGTCACTCCTGCATGGCAGTTTATCAGCACTGCTGCAGTAG
- the LOC101156255 gene encoding trithorax group protein osa isoform X8, producing the protein MKLTVNAVLCWSLFFLYFNDSLATKKGGLGKITNLFKKPSKNKPNLNSKTKDSAKKQSTQFNQGGYPQQPGGYPQQPGGGYPQYPGRAGGYPQQPGGGYPQYPGRPGGYPQQPGGGYPQYPSRPGGYPNQPGYPQYPGNSAGGYPAPGYPYGGHYIHSNPNNRILSPHYGGSFGYGAHQGGGGSPFSNSLQSMGIGPSDKSRGFGRSAVMAAAGGAVAGMALGYGLGQFPRPHFHFHSPQEEYYYNHYMYRKYGMKSAEANDYSKRYRDSPPPPDTFDKFMSSCMKRTDLLHQENPKSYHKGVATATKTTTVAVNTPTSVPTPITGNNSNPTVNSTVAAKPSSASPTVLPTANRSKVSPAPEAPQVLQSDDDDEDDTVSIVEIGYPALIKQMKIKRCTELYIVYTEKYQKKTQNRAAGNGAQRLQTGSSGLLFLFTSVVLSLLHGSLSALLQ; encoded by the exons ATGAAGCTGACCGTAAATGCCGTCTTGTGTTggtcactttttttcctttactttaaTGATTCCCTGGCAACGAAAAAAGGAGGATTGGGGAAAATAaccaatctttttaaaaaaccttCTAAAAACAAACCCAATCTGAACAGTAAGACTAAAGACTCGGCTAAAAAACAATCCACACAGTTCAACCAAGGAGGTTACCCACAGCAACCTGGAGGTTACCCACAGCAACCAGGAGGAGGTTATCCCCAGTACCCTGGTAGAGCAGGAG GTTACCCACAGCAACCGGGAGGAGGTTATCCCCAGTACCCTGGTAGACCAGGAG GTTACCCACAGCAACCGGGAGGAGGTTATCCCCAGTACCCTAGTAGACCAGGAGGTTACCCCAACCAACCAGGCTACCCTCAGTACCCAGGGAACTCAGCAGGAGGCTATCCAGCTCCAGGTTACCCTTATGGAGGTCATTACATCCACTCTAACCCAAACAATAGAATCCTGAGTCCTCACTATGGCGGGAGCTTTGGATACGGGGCCCACCAAGGTGGAGGGGGCTCTCCTTTTTCTAACTCGCTTCAATCAATGGGAATCGGTCCATCTGATAAATCCAGAGGATTTGGGCGCAGTGCAGTGATGGCGGCAGCTGGGGGCGCCGTGGCGGGAATGGCCCTTGGATATGGGTTGGGACAGTTCCCTCGTCCCCATTTCCATTTCCACAGCCCCCAGGAGGAATACTATTACAACCACTACATGTACAGGAAATATGGCATGAAGTCTGCAGAGGCCAACGACTACAGTAAAAGATACAGGGACAGTCCACCTCCACCTGACACTTTTGACAAGTTCATGAGCTCCTGCATGAAGAGAACAGACCTTCTGCATCAGGAAAATCCAAAGTCCTACCACAAGGGGGTAGCAACTGCAACTAAAACGACCACGGTGGCTGTAAACACGCCTACCTCCGTCCCCACACCAATAACTGGCAACAACAGCAACCCAACAGTTAACAGCACTGTGGCTGCAAAGCCCTCATCTGCTTCACCTACAGTCCTCCCCACTGCcaacaggtcaaaggtcagtccTGCCCCTGAAGCTCCACAGGTTCTTCAGAGTGACgacgatgatgaggatgataCAGTTAGCATTGTGGAGATTGGTTACCCAGCACTGATCAAACAAATGAAGATCAAAAGGTGCACAGAGCTTTATATAGTCTACACTGAAAAGTACCAGAAGAAAACCCAGAACCGTGCAGCTGGAAACGGAGCGCAGAGACTGCAGACGGGTTCTTCTGGACTCCTGTTTCTATTCACCAGTGTGGTATTGTCACTCCTGCATGGCAGTTTATCAGCACTGCTGCAGTAG
- the LOC101156255 gene encoding eukaryotic peptide chain release factor GTP-binding subunit isoform X10: MKLTVNAVLCWSLFFLYFNDSLATKKGGLGKITNLFKKPSKNKPNLNSKTKDSAKKQSTQFNQGGYPQQPGGYPQQPGGGYPQYPGRPGGYPQQPGGGYPQYPSRPGGYPNQPGYPQYPGNSAGGYPAPGYPYGGHYIHSNPNNRILSPHYGGSFGYGAHQGGGGSPFSNSLQSMGIGPSDKSRGFGRSAVMAAAGGAVAGMALGYGLGQFPRPHFHFHSPQEEYYYNHYMYRKYGMKSAEANDYSKRYRDSPPPPDTFDKFMSSCMKRTDLLHQENPKSYHKGVATATKTTTVAVNTPTSVPTPITGNNSNPTVNSTVAAKPSSASPTVLPTANRSKVSPAPEAPQVLQSDDDDEDDTVSIVEIGYPALIKQMKIKRCTELYIVYTEKYQKKTQNRAAGNGAQRLQTGSSGLLFLFTSVVLSLLHGSLSALLQ, from the exons ATGAAGCTGACCGTAAATGCCGTCTTGTGTTggtcactttttttcctttactttaaTGATTCCCTGGCAACGAAAAAAGGAGGATTGGGGAAAATAaccaatctttttaaaaaaccttCTAAAAACAAACCCAATCTGAACAGTAAGACTAAAGACTCGGCTAAAAAACAATCCACACAGTTCAACCAAGGAGGTTACCCACAGCAACCTGGAG GTTACCCACAGCAACCGGGAGGAGGTTATCCCCAGTACCCTGGTAGACCAGGAG GTTACCCACAGCAACCGGGAGGAGGTTATCCCCAGTACCCTAGTAGACCAGGAGGTTACCCCAACCAACCAGGCTACCCTCAGTACCCAGGGAACTCAGCAGGAGGCTATCCAGCTCCAGGTTACCCTTATGGAGGTCATTACATCCACTCTAACCCAAACAATAGAATCCTGAGTCCTCACTATGGCGGGAGCTTTGGATACGGGGCCCACCAAGGTGGAGGGGGCTCTCCTTTTTCTAACTCGCTTCAATCAATGGGAATCGGTCCATCTGATAAATCCAGAGGATTTGGGCGCAGTGCAGTGATGGCGGCAGCTGGGGGCGCCGTGGCGGGAATGGCCCTTGGATATGGGTTGGGACAGTTCCCTCGTCCCCATTTCCATTTCCACAGCCCCCAGGAGGAATACTATTACAACCACTACATGTACAGGAAATATGGCATGAAGTCTGCAGAGGCCAACGACTACAGTAAAAGATACAGGGACAGTCCACCTCCACCTGACACTTTTGACAAGTTCATGAGCTCCTGCATGAAGAGAACAGACCTTCTGCATCAGGAAAATCCAAAGTCCTACCACAAGGGGGTAGCAACTGCAACTAAAACGACCACGGTGGCTGTAAACACGCCTACCTCCGTCCCCACACCAATAACTGGCAACAACAGCAACCCAACAGTTAACAGCACTGTGGCTGCAAAGCCCTCATCTGCTTCACCTACAGTCCTCCCCACTGCcaacaggtcaaaggtcagtccTGCCCCTGAAGCTCCACAGGTTCTTCAGAGTGACgacgatgatgaggatgataCAGTTAGCATTGTGGAGATTGGTTACCCAGCACTGATCAAACAAATGAAGATCAAAAGGTGCACAGAGCTTTATATAGTCTACACTGAAAAGTACCAGAAGAAAACCCAGAACCGTGCAGCTGGAAACGGAGCGCAGAGACTGCAGACGGGTTCTTCTGGACTCCTGTTTCTATTCACCAGTGTGGTATTGTCACTCCTGCATGGCAGTTTATCAGCACTGCTGCAGTAG
- the LOC101156255 gene encoding trithorax group protein osa isoform X5: MKLTVNAVLCWSLFFLYFNDSLATKKGGLGKITNLFKKPSKNKPNLNSKTKDSAKKQSTQFNQGGYPQQPGGYPQQPGGGYPQYPGRPGGYPQQPGGYPQQPGGGYPQYPGRPGGYPQQPGGYPQQPGGGYPQYPSRPGGYPNQPGYPQYPGNSAGGYPAPGYPYGGHYIHSNPNNRILSPHYGGSFGYGAHQGGGGSPFSNSLQSMGIGPSDKSRGFGRSAVMAAAGGAVAGMALGYGLGQFPRPHFHFHSPQEEYYYNHYMYRKYGMKSAEANDYSKRYRDSPPPPDTFDKFMSSCMKRTDLLHQENPKSYHKGVATATKTTTVAVNTPTSVPTPITGNNSNPTVNSTVAAKPSSASPTVLPTANRSKVSPAPEAPQVLQSDDDDEDDTVSIVEIGYPALIKQMKIKRCTELYIVYTEKYQKKTQNRAAGNGAQRLQTGSSGLLFLFTSVVLSLLHGSLSALLQ; this comes from the exons ATGAAGCTGACCGTAAATGCCGTCTTGTGTTggtcactttttttcctttactttaaTGATTCCCTGGCAACGAAAAAAGGAGGATTGGGGAAAATAaccaatctttttaaaaaaccttCTAAAAACAAACCCAATCTGAACAGTAAGACTAAAGACTCGGCTAAAAAACAATCCACACAGTTCAACCAAGGAGGTTACCCACAGCAACCTGGAG GTTACCCACAGCAACCGGGAGGAGGTTATCCCCAGTACCCTGGTAGACCAGGAGGTTACCCTCAGCAACCAGGAGGTTACCCACAGCAACCGGGAGGAGGTTATCCCCAGTACCCTGGTAGACCAGGAGGTTACCCTCAGCAACCAGGAGGTTACCCACAGCAACCGGGAGGAGGTTATCCCCAGTACCCTAGTAGACCAGGAGGTTACCCCAACCAACCAGGCTACCCTCAGTACCCAGGGAACTCAGCAGGAGGCTATCCAGCTCCAGGTTACCCTTATGGAGGTCATTACATCCACTCTAACCCAAACAATAGAATCCTGAGTCCTCACTATGGCGGGAGCTTTGGATACGGGGCCCACCAAGGTGGAGGGGGCTCTCCTTTTTCTAACTCGCTTCAATCAATGGGAATCGGTCCATCTGATAAATCCAGAGGATTTGGGCGCAGTGCAGTGATGGCGGCAGCTGGGGGCGCCGTGGCGGGAATGGCCCTTGGATATGGGTTGGGACAGTTCCCTCGTCCCCATTTCCATTTCCACAGCCCCCAGGAGGAATACTATTACAACCACTACATGTACAGGAAATATGGCATGAAGTCTGCAGAGGCCAACGACTACAGTAAAAGATACAGGGACAGTCCACCTCCACCTGACACTTTTGACAAGTTCATGAGCTCCTGCATGAAGAGAACAGACCTTCTGCATCAGGAAAATCCAAAGTCCTACCACAAGGGGGTAGCAACTGCAACTAAAACGACCACGGTGGCTGTAAACACGCCTACCTCCGTCCCCACACCAATAACTGGCAACAACAGCAACCCAACAGTTAACAGCACTGTGGCTGCAAAGCCCTCATCTGCTTCACCTACAGTCCTCCCCACTGCcaacaggtcaaaggtcagtccTGCCCCTGAAGCTCCACAGGTTCTTCAGAGTGACgacgatgatgaggatgataCAGTTAGCATTGTGGAGATTGGTTACCCAGCACTGATCAAACAAATGAAGATCAAAAGGTGCACAGAGCTTTATATAGTCTACACTGAAAAGTACCAGAAGAAAACCCAGAACCGTGCAGCTGGAAACGGAGCGCAGAGACTGCAGACGGGTTCTTCTGGACTCCTGTTTCTATTCACCAGTGTGGTATTGTCACTCCTGCATGGCAGTTTATCAGCACTGCTGCAGTAG
- the LOC101156255 gene encoding trithorax group protein osa isoform X7: MKLTVNAVLCWSLFFLYFNDSLATKKGGLGKITNLFKKPSKNKPNLNSKTKDSAKKQSTQFNQGGYPQQPGGYPQYPGRPGGYPQQPGGYPQQPGGGYPQYPGRPGGYPQQPGGYPQQPGGGYPQYPSRPGGYPNQPGYPQYPGNSAGGYPAPGYPYGGHYIHSNPNNRILSPHYGGSFGYGAHQGGGGSPFSNSLQSMGIGPSDKSRGFGRSAVMAAAGGAVAGMALGYGLGQFPRPHFHFHSPQEEYYYNHYMYRKYGMKSAEANDYSKRYRDSPPPPDTFDKFMSSCMKRTDLLHQENPKSYHKGVATATKTTTVAVNTPTSVPTPITGNNSNPTVNSTVAAKPSSASPTVLPTANRSKVSPAPEAPQVLQSDDDDEDDTVSIVEIGYPALIKQMKIKRCTELYIVYTEKYQKKTQNRAAGNGAQRLQTGSSGLLFLFTSVVLSLLHGSLSALLQ, encoded by the exons ATGAAGCTGACCGTAAATGCCGTCTTGTGTTggtcactttttttcctttactttaaTGATTCCCTGGCAACGAAAAAAGGAGGATTGGGGAAAATAaccaatctttttaaaaaaccttCTAAAAACAAACCCAATCTGAACAGTAAGACTAAAGACTCGGCTAAAAAACAATCCACACAGTTCAACCAAGGAGGTTACCCACAGCAACCTGGAG GTTATCCCCAGTACCCTGGTAGACCAGGAGGTTACCCTCAGCAACCAGGAGGTTACCCACAGCAACCGGGAGGAGGTTATCCCCAGTACCCTGGTAGACCAGGAGGTTACCCTCAGCAACCAGGAGGTTACCCACAGCAACCGGGAGGAGGTTATCCCCAGTACCCTAGTAGACCAGGAGGTTACCCCAACCAACCAGGCTACCCTCAGTACCCAGGGAACTCAGCAGGAGGCTATCCAGCTCCAGGTTACCCTTATGGAGGTCATTACATCCACTCTAACCCAAACAATAGAATCCTGAGTCCTCACTATGGCGGGAGCTTTGGATACGGGGCCCACCAAGGTGGAGGGGGCTCTCCTTTTTCTAACTCGCTTCAATCAATGGGAATCGGTCCATCTGATAAATCCAGAGGATTTGGGCGCAGTGCAGTGATGGCGGCAGCTGGGGGCGCCGTGGCGGGAATGGCCCTTGGATATGGGTTGGGACAGTTCCCTCGTCCCCATTTCCATTTCCACAGCCCCCAGGAGGAATACTATTACAACCACTACATGTACAGGAAATATGGCATGAAGTCTGCAGAGGCCAACGACTACAGTAAAAGATACAGGGACAGTCCACCTCCACCTGACACTTTTGACAAGTTCATGAGCTCCTGCATGAAGAGAACAGACCTTCTGCATCAGGAAAATCCAAAGTCCTACCACAAGGGGGTAGCAACTGCAACTAAAACGACCACGGTGGCTGTAAACACGCCTACCTCCGTCCCCACACCAATAACTGGCAACAACAGCAACCCAACAGTTAACAGCACTGTGGCTGCAAAGCCCTCATCTGCTTCACCTACAGTCCTCCCCACTGCcaacaggtcaaaggtcagtccTGCCCCTGAAGCTCCACAGGTTCTTCAGAGTGACgacgatgatgaggatgataCAGTTAGCATTGTGGAGATTGGTTACCCAGCACTGATCAAACAAATGAAGATCAAAAGGTGCACAGAGCTTTATATAGTCTACACTGAAAAGTACCAGAAGAAAACCCAGAACCGTGCAGCTGGAAACGGAGCGCAGAGACTGCAGACGGGTTCTTCTGGACTCCTGTTTCTATTCACCAGTGTGGTATTGTCACTCCTGCATGGCAGTTTATCAGCACTGCTGCAGTAG
- the LOC101156255 gene encoding eukaryotic peptide chain release factor GTP-binding subunit isoform X9, with protein MKLTVNAVLCWSLFFLYFNDSLATKKGGLGKITNLFKKPSKNKPNLNSKTKDSAKKQSTQFNQGGYPQQPGGYPQQPGGGYPQYPGRPGGYPQQPGGGYPQYPSRPGGYPNQPGYPQYPGNSAGGYPAPGYPYGGHYIHSNPNNRILSPHYGGSFGYGAHQGGGGSPFSNSLQSMGIGPSDKSRGFGRSAVMAAAGGAVAGMALGYGLGQFPRPHFHFHSPQEEYYYNHYMYRKYGMKSAEANDYSKRYRDSPPPPDTFDKFMSSCMKRTDLLHQENPKSYHKGVATATKTTTVAVNTPTSVPTPITGNNSNPTVNSTVAAKPSSASPTVLPTANRSKVSPAPEAPQVLQSDDDDEDDTVSIVEIGYPALIKQMKIKRCTELYIVYTEKYQKKTQNRAAGNGAQRLQTGSSGLLFLFTSVVLSLLHGSLSALLQ; from the exons ATGAAGCTGACCGTAAATGCCGTCTTGTGTTggtcactttttttcctttactttaaTGATTCCCTGGCAACGAAAAAAGGAGGATTGGGGAAAATAaccaatctttttaaaaaaccttCTAAAAACAAACCCAATCTGAACAGTAAGACTAAAGACTCGGCTAAAAAACAATCCACACAGTTCAACCAAGGAGGTTACCCACAGCAACCTGGAGGTTACCCACAGCAACCAGGAGGAG GTTATCCCCAGTACCCTGGTAGACCAGGAG GTTACCCACAGCAACCGGGAGGAGGTTATCCCCAGTACCCTAGTAGACCAGGAGGTTACCCCAACCAACCAGGCTACCCTCAGTACCCAGGGAACTCAGCAGGAGGCTATCCAGCTCCAGGTTACCCTTATGGAGGTCATTACATCCACTCTAACCCAAACAATAGAATCCTGAGTCCTCACTATGGCGGGAGCTTTGGATACGGGGCCCACCAAGGTGGAGGGGGCTCTCCTTTTTCTAACTCGCTTCAATCAATGGGAATCGGTCCATCTGATAAATCCAGAGGATTTGGGCGCAGTGCAGTGATGGCGGCAGCTGGGGGCGCCGTGGCGGGAATGGCCCTTGGATATGGGTTGGGACAGTTCCCTCGTCCCCATTTCCATTTCCACAGCCCCCAGGAGGAATACTATTACAACCACTACATGTACAGGAAATATGGCATGAAGTCTGCAGAGGCCAACGACTACAGTAAAAGATACAGGGACAGTCCACCTCCACCTGACACTTTTGACAAGTTCATGAGCTCCTGCATGAAGAGAACAGACCTTCTGCATCAGGAAAATCCAAAGTCCTACCACAAGGGGGTAGCAACTGCAACTAAAACGACCACGGTGGCTGTAAACACGCCTACCTCCGTCCCCACACCAATAACTGGCAACAACAGCAACCCAACAGTTAACAGCACTGTGGCTGCAAAGCCCTCATCTGCTTCACCTACAGTCCTCCCCACTGCcaacaggtcaaaggtcagtccTGCCCCTGAAGCTCCACAGGTTCTTCAGAGTGACgacgatgatgaggatgataCAGTTAGCATTGTGGAGATTGGTTACCCAGCACTGATCAAACAAATGAAGATCAAAAGGTGCACAGAGCTTTATATAGTCTACACTGAAAAGTACCAGAAGAAAACCCAGAACCGTGCAGCTGGAAACGGAGCGCAGAGACTGCAGACGGGTTCTTCTGGACTCCTGTTTCTATTCACCAGTGTGGTATTGTCACTCCTGCATGGCAGTTTATCAGCACTGCTGCAGTAG